Proteins from a single region of Dyadobacter fanqingshengii:
- a CDS encoding sialate O-acetylesterase, which produces MRSIQFLLLLIFFSGYTVGQVRLPKLVADNMVLQRDQPITIWGWSAPKEKVTVTFKNKSRSVVTGADGKWEIQLPAQPAGTGFEMLIIGKNQIRIKNIAFGDVWLCNGQSNMVINMERVKERFPDDIASASYPDIRNFFIQTITDLNAPQADFPNGEWKMANSKDVLSFGAVSYFFARDLYDHYKVPIGIINSSVGGTPIEAWISEDGYRDFADIQKVINQNKDTAYVQARKQNNLNNAPKQPKSTDLGQTEHWESLDYQPKGWRNFNIPGYWEDQGLKNLNGVVWFRREFEVPESWIGKPVKLYMGRIVDADQMFVNGKSIGNVTYQYPPRRYEIPAGLLKAGKNTFAIRVTNTGGKGGFVPDKPYFMTANDQQIDLKGTWQYKVGQVFPPMKIADPSNIPFVAQNQPASLYNAMIAPVLPMKLKGFLWYQGESNVDEPDAYNVLLPALINDRRRLWNDENLPFLVVQLPNFQDIDFTPAESNMALLREAQNKALTLKNTAVTVTLDLGEWNDIHPLNKKDIGKRLALSARNLAYGEKNVIHSGPTLKSQSIEGDKIILTFDNVADGIKSMDGEALRWFSMADDDQKFVWANAKILGKDQIELSSESVKTPKYIRYAWQDNPEGINFYNSANLPASPFRTDGEQLDETKPWKGKKCAVVLTYDDALNVHLDNVVPALDSLSLKGSFYLTASSDAARNRIKDWRAAAANGHELGNHTVYHPCDATGPGMSWVKPEYDLSKYSLARIQDEIRMCNAFLKSIDGQSKRTFAFTCGHKKVAEGEFIQTLSDEFIASRAVRHEMHSIEEQNLMDIDCYAMAGETGEELIELVKEAQQNGKLLVFLFHGVGGEHALNVSNEAHSKLLHYLKEHEKDIYIDTMRNVAEHIQNVKK; this is translated from the coding sequence ATGCGTTCCATTCAGTTTTTATTGTTGCTAATCTTTTTTTCCGGCTATACAGTCGGGCAAGTCCGCTTGCCCAAGCTGGTTGCGGATAACATGGTTTTGCAGCGCGACCAGCCGATCACAATTTGGGGATGGTCAGCGCCGAAAGAAAAGGTGACTGTAACATTCAAAAACAAAAGTAGGAGCGTGGTCACCGGCGCAGATGGCAAATGGGAAATTCAACTGCCGGCGCAGCCTGCCGGGACGGGTTTTGAGATGTTGATAATTGGCAAAAACCAGATCAGGATCAAGAATATCGCGTTTGGCGATGTGTGGCTTTGCAACGGACAGAGCAATATGGTCATTAACATGGAGCGTGTAAAGGAACGTTTTCCCGACGATATCGCTTCGGCCAGTTACCCGGATATCCGCAATTTTTTTATCCAAACAATCACCGATCTGAACGCTCCGCAGGCGGACTTCCCAAACGGTGAATGGAAAATGGCCAACTCCAAGGACGTGCTCAGCTTTGGCGCTGTTTCCTATTTTTTTGCAAGAGATCTTTATGATCATTACAAAGTTCCGATTGGAATCATCAACAGTTCGGTAGGAGGCACGCCGATCGAAGCCTGGATCAGTGAAGATGGTTATAGGGATTTTGCTGATATCCAGAAGGTTATCAATCAAAATAAAGATACTGCCTATGTGCAGGCCAGGAAGCAGAACAATTTAAACAACGCACCAAAGCAGCCCAAATCCACCGATTTGGGACAAACAGAACATTGGGAAAGCCTAGATTATCAACCGAAAGGCTGGCGTAACTTCAACATTCCGGGTTATTGGGAAGATCAGGGGCTGAAAAATCTGAATGGGGTAGTCTGGTTTCGCAGGGAATTTGAAGTGCCCGAAAGCTGGATCGGGAAGCCGGTGAAGCTTTATATGGGACGCATTGTGGATGCGGATCAGATGTTTGTAAATGGAAAAAGCATTGGCAATGTTACTTACCAGTATCCACCACGGCGCTATGAAATTCCGGCTGGATTGTTGAAAGCGGGCAAGAATACATTTGCGATCCGGGTTACGAATACAGGCGGGAAAGGCGGTTTTGTGCCTGATAAGCCTTACTTCATGACAGCCAATGATCAGCAGATTGATTTAAAAGGAACCTGGCAATATAAGGTCGGACAGGTTTTTCCACCAATGAAAATTGCTGATCCTAGCAACATTCCATTCGTCGCGCAAAACCAGCCTGCTTCACTGTACAATGCAATGATCGCGCCGGTGTTGCCTATGAAATTGAAAGGTTTTCTCTGGTATCAGGGCGAGTCTAATGTTGATGAACCAGATGCTTACAATGTGCTTTTGCCAGCTTTGATCAATGATCGGCGGAGACTTTGGAATGATGAGAATTTACCATTTCTAGTGGTGCAGCTCCCTAATTTTCAAGACATTGATTTTACACCCGCAGAAAGCAATATGGCGTTGCTACGGGAAGCGCAGAATAAAGCTTTAACATTAAAAAACACGGCTGTAACTGTAACATTGGATCTGGGAGAATGGAACGACATTCACCCGCTGAACAAGAAGGATATTGGAAAAAGACTAGCCCTGTCTGCCAGAAACCTGGCTTATGGGGAGAAAAATGTCATTCATAGCGGCCCGACATTGAAATCGCAAAGCATTGAAGGCGACAAAATTATCCTGACTTTCGACAATGTTGCCGATGGCATAAAATCCATGGACGGAGAAGCATTGCGCTGGTTTTCGATGGCCGATGATGATCAGAAATTCGTTTGGGCTAATGCAAAAATTTTGGGTAAAGATCAGATTGAGTTATCCAGTGAAAGTGTAAAGACGCCCAAATATATTCGCTACGCATGGCAGGATAATCCCGAAGGAATCAACTTTTACAATTCAGCAAATCTTCCGGCCTCGCCTTTTCGCACGGACGGCGAACAACTGGATGAAACCAAACCCTGGAAAGGGAAGAAATGTGCCGTTGTACTAACCTATGACGATGCATTAAATGTTCATCTGGACAATGTGGTTCCTGCGCTGGATTCTCTCAGCTTGAAAGGCTCTTTTTACTTGACTGCATCTTCCGACGCGGCGCGTAACCGGATCAAGGACTGGCGGGCGGCCGCCGCCAACGGACATGAACTGGGGAATCACACCGTTTATCATCCCTGTGACGCAACCGGGCCGGGTATGAGCTGGGTGAAACCTGAGTACGATCTCAGCAAATACAGCCTTGCCAGAATTCAGGATGAGATTAGAATGTGCAATGCTTTTTTGAAATCCATTGATGGCCAAAGCAAGCGCACGTTTGCTTTCACCTGCGGACATAAAAAAGTGGCGGAAGGCGAATTTATACAAACCCTTTCAGATGAATTTATAGCGTCGAGGGCAGTAAGGCATGAAATGCATTCGATTGAGGAGCAGAACCTGATGGACATTGATTGCTATGCTATGGCGGGCGAAACCGGGGAAGAGCTGATCGAATTGGTTAAGGAGGCGCAGCAGAATGGCAAATTACTCGTTTTCCTCTTCCATGGCGTGGGCGGAGAACATGCATTAAATGTATCCAACGAAGCGCATAGCAAATTGCTGCATTACTTAAAGGAGCATGAAAAGGACATTTATATAGATACAATGCGCAATGTTGCTGAGCACATTCAAAATGTGAAAAAATAA
- a CDS encoding RagB/SusD family nutrient uptake outer membrane protein, whose amino-acid sequence MKKKLIIIYACLFGIVFACNDDTLEKTNPNGVTVEGYYKNGAELNSGVTSVYSMLKSNNLVAREWFFLHDLRSDDVAAGGGQLETPRNQLLLGTHDTSNSVLGTVWLAYYRLIHRANAVVDNSEKVTDLADGDKKRLLAEARFLRAYAYYELVSLWGDVPLYKNYVLTVDGSLPRSPAEEVYAFVISELQAIQADLPLTYDAANQGRVTKGAAQMLLARAHMQKGDYANAKIELLKVYSSGVYALVDNYNDNFLEETEFNKESIFEVNFFPSGGVYNWDGDGNGATAGTETVRTQEYSAIGWRNVIPSNSLLSEFEKTKKGDAKTDPRYEDSFYFTGEKYNKGANTLTDGQQNGNASVVDGVTQKVSWQKYSLMYKMNESFLTGAINQRIMRFAETILSLAEVENELGNTAQAVKYLNLIRARKSVSMPAYPTSRFPVSNKDQVFAAIVHEKRVEQSGEQIRNRDIVRWRKLNKQKAEPLTYFQANKHELLPIPQQEVDNNAKIEPGDQNPGY is encoded by the coding sequence ATGAAAAAGAAACTAATCATCATATACGCCTGTCTGTTTGGAATTGTGTTCGCCTGTAATGATGACACTCTGGAAAAGACAAACCCCAATGGCGTGACCGTGGAAGGTTACTACAAAAACGGGGCTGAGCTGAACAGTGGCGTTACGAGTGTGTATTCCATGCTCAAATCCAATAACCTCGTTGCCAGGGAATGGTTCTTTCTGCACGACCTGCGCAGCGACGATGTAGCGGCAGGCGGCGGGCAGCTCGAAACCCCGCGTAACCAGCTGCTGCTCGGGACGCATGACACCAGCAATTCTGTTTTGGGAACGGTTTGGCTTGCTTATTACCGTTTGATCCACCGCGCCAATGCAGTCGTGGACAACTCCGAAAAAGTAACAGACCTTGCAGATGGCGACAAGAAAAGGTTGCTTGCGGAAGCGCGTTTTCTGAGGGCTTATGCTTACTACGAGCTCGTAAGTCTTTGGGGTGATGTGCCGCTTTATAAAAATTATGTACTAACTGTCGACGGCAGTTTGCCACGTTCTCCGGCGGAAGAAGTATACGCCTTCGTGATCTCCGAATTGCAGGCGATCCAGGCTGATCTTCCATTGACTTACGATGCAGCGAACCAAGGCCGGGTGACCAAAGGAGCCGCCCAGATGCTTCTGGCAAGGGCACATATGCAAAAAGGTGATTATGCCAATGCCAAAATTGAGTTGCTTAAAGTTTACAGCTCAGGCGTTTATGCGCTTGTGGATAACTATAATGATAACTTTTTGGAAGAGACTGAATTTAATAAAGAGTCTATTTTCGAGGTTAACTTCTTTCCTTCGGGCGGTGTATACAACTGGGATGGTGACGGAAACGGCGCCACGGCCGGAACTGAAACGGTGCGTACGCAGGAATATTCGGCCATTGGATGGCGTAATGTTATCCCGTCGAACAGTCTGCTCTCGGAATTTGAAAAAACCAAAAAAGGCGACGCCAAAACCGACCCGCGTTATGAGGACTCTTTCTATTTCACAGGAGAAAAATATAACAAAGGCGCTAATACATTAACAGATGGCCAGCAGAATGGTAACGCCTCCGTGGTGGATGGTGTGACGCAGAAAGTAAGCTGGCAGAAATATTCGCTGATGTATAAAATGAATGAATCATTCCTGACCGGGGCGATCAACCAGCGGATCATGCGTTTTGCGGAAACAATTCTTTCGCTTGCCGAGGTTGAAAATGAGTTGGGAAACACGGCACAAGCAGTGAAATATCTGAACTTGATCCGCGCGCGCAAGAGCGTGAGCATGCCAGCCTATCCAACGTCAAGATTTCCTGTTTCAAACAAAGACCAGGTCTTCGCAGCCATTGTCCACGAAAAACGCGTGGAGCAAAGCGGCGAACAAATCCGGAACAGGGACATTGTAAGATGGAGGAAGCTGAACAAGCAAAAAGCTGAGCCACTGACCTATTTCCAGGCTAACAAGCACGAATTGCTGCCCATTCCGCAACAGGAAGTGGATAACAATGCGAAGATCGAGCCGGGCGATCAGAATCCTGGGTATTAG
- a CDS encoding endo-1,4-beta-xylanase, with protein MVVSTTLFSSHQLFAQKSLKEAYKDYFPIGVAVSPRSVTGPEAELIKQQFNSITPENAMKMGPIHPAKNQYNWKDGDAIVEFGQSNGIKVRGHTLCWHNQTPKWFFTDSTGAQVSREELLARLKQHITDVVTHYKGKIYAWDVVNEAVPDTGKGIYRESKFYQIIGEDYIQKAFEYAHAADPGAKLFYNDYNTESAVKREKIYQLVKKLKDKNVPIHGVGLQAHWSIFEPTQAELEKSITQFASLGLAVQITELDVSVHPKEHERRERKAGDEKSVFTPEMEQKQAAHYKMIFDTFRKHKGTITGVTFWNVSDKTTWLDNFPVPGRKDYPLLFDQNFKPKKAFDGVVNF; from the coding sequence ATGGTTGTCTCGACCACATTGTTTTCGTCGCACCAGCTTTTCGCGCAAAAGTCCCTCAAAGAAGCATACAAAGATTATTTCCCAATCGGAGTCGCGGTTTCTCCCAGAAGTGTGACCGGCCCGGAGGCGGAACTCATTAAGCAGCAGTTCAATAGCATTACGCCCGAAAACGCCATGAAAATGGGGCCGATCCATCCGGCGAAAAACCAATACAATTGGAAAGATGGAGACGCAATTGTTGAATTTGGACAATCGAACGGCATCAAAGTCAGAGGCCACACATTATGCTGGCATAACCAGACGCCAAAATGGTTTTTTACAGATTCAACCGGCGCACAGGTTTCACGGGAAGAATTATTGGCCCGTTTGAAACAGCACATTACCGACGTTGTGACGCACTACAAAGGCAAAATCTACGCCTGGGATGTTGTGAATGAAGCCGTTCCCGACACGGGCAAAGGCATTTACAGGGAATCGAAATTTTACCAGATCATAGGTGAAGATTACATTCAAAAAGCATTCGAATATGCACATGCTGCCGATCCCGGTGCCAAGCTTTTTTACAATGATTACAACACCGAAAGCGCTGTTAAAAGGGAGAAAATCTATCAATTGGTAAAAAAACTGAAAGATAAAAACGTCCCGATCCATGGCGTGGGCTTGCAGGCACATTGGTCTATTTTCGAACCTACGCAGGCAGAACTTGAAAAGTCGATAACGCAGTTTGCGAGCCTGGGATTAGCGGTTCAGATCACGGAACTCGACGTTTCAGTACATCCCAAAGAGCACGAGCGCCGCGAAAGAAAAGCTGGCGATGAAAAGAGCGTTTTTACGCCGGAAATGGAGCAAAAGCAGGCAGCCCATTACAAGATGATTTTTGACACTTTTCGTAAACACAAAGGCACCATTACCGGTGTGACATTCTGGAATGTTTCAGACAAAACGACCTGGCTGGACAATTTTCCAGTTCCCGGCCGCAAAGATTATCCGCTGCTTTTTGACCAGAACTTTAAACCCAAAAAAGCGTTTGACGGCGTAGTGAATTTTTAA
- a CDS encoding SusC/RagA family TonB-linked outer membrane protein: MKNRLQVFSYLRASWLRGSALFMLLSMQLVYAGTFADQQVAGKVTADNGEALPGVNVTLKGSNTGTTTDTKGEFSINVPSENSVLVFSFIGYMKQEVVVGTKTRIDIRLAAEDQALEEMVVIGYGSQKKSSLTGAVSSVSPKELTALPVVSAEQALQGRVPGVRVVNNGSPGQTPVVRIRGIGSINYASGPLYVIDGIPAGDLNNLDPKDIESLEVLKDASSAAIYGSRASNGVIIITTKKGSKDGKLHVNLDTYYGTQSAWKKLDVLNTDQYIQYATALLGNAGIAMPGRLTDLNQPIYQGATQTFAQTNTNWQDVMFRSAPIQQHQISVSGGNAVSRFFTSAGYFDQEGILIGTNYKRANVRLNSDHQVAKFLSIGQTLTVSFDKSRGEQGFGGGRTAVMQMIRNLPYWPVTDPTKPGGYSSPTAADGSDPDNPVRIALMDVTRNQRLKLLGSLFAEVRLASFLKYRFSFGADVVSANTVNQFPIYNDGFKSRTQYEIQDNRTNFFSPVLTNQLTFEKNFGKHLLNITAIVDKQTFRTSTLNGSGYRPNNDIDELQGASNPNATSTLDESSLISYVGRLNYEYAGKYLLSGSIRRDGSSRFAPGNKWGTFPSLSLGWRISEEEFLKSVPEISELKIRASYGQTGFNGIGSYAWQALVSADNSNYVFGGNKVLGSYFSSLANTQLKWESTTMTNLGIDLALFNNSVTFTAETYRRNTDGLLLQVPIPNSVGYSTSPLSNIGSMKNWGYEFQLGYSKNDGDFKWNASANLDITRNKVLSLATESATLFSGSNADFGGSDITKTEAGHPIQSFFGWQVDGIFQNKGEIDAANALDGDDKTKYQDAAAPGDIRFKDLDGDGRITPSDRAYLGSFIPKFSYGANLGGSYKNFDFTLYLQGVQGNKIYNGTKVIEQGMLRLFNAGTDVLSAWTPTNTDTDVPRAISGDPNNNSRSSDRFVENGSYMRIKNLSIGYTIPVKILSALTKETITKARFYVSATNLLTFTKYSGLDPEIGVNGSSTDTATQLINGIDYGMYPQPRTLQVGLSVGF, translated from the coding sequence ATGAAGAATCGATTACAAGTGTTTTCTTATCTCCGGGCTAGTTGGCTGAGGGGTTCTGCGCTTTTCATGCTGCTGTCTATGCAGTTGGTGTACGCCGGAACTTTTGCAGATCAGCAGGTTGCCGGAAAAGTTACGGCTGATAATGGCGAGGCCTTGCCGGGAGTGAATGTAACTTTAAAAGGCAGCAATACGGGCACAACCACGGACACCAAAGGGGAGTTCTCAATCAATGTTCCTTCGGAAAATAGTGTGCTGGTATTCAGTTTTATCGGCTACATGAAGCAGGAAGTTGTGGTGGGCACCAAAACCCGCATTGACATTCGCTTAGCCGCAGAGGATCAGGCTTTGGAAGAAATGGTGGTGATCGGTTATGGTTCGCAAAAGAAATCATCCCTGACCGGAGCCGTATCGTCGGTTTCACCCAAAGAACTGACCGCATTACCCGTTGTCAGCGCTGAACAGGCCTTGCAGGGTAGGGTGCCGGGCGTTCGGGTGGTTAATAATGGTAGCCCGGGGCAAACACCGGTCGTACGTATAAGGGGTATCGGTTCAATTAATTACGCCTCCGGACCACTTTATGTGATCGACGGAATCCCTGCCGGCGATCTGAACAACCTGGATCCAAAGGACATTGAATCATTAGAGGTGTTGAAGGATGCAAGCTCGGCCGCCATTTACGGGTCGCGGGCTTCCAATGGTGTAATCATCATCACCACCAAAAAAGGTTCGAAAGACGGCAAGCTGCACGTAAACCTGGATACTTACTATGGCACACAATCGGCCTGGAAAAAGCTCGATGTGCTTAATACAGACCAGTATATTCAGTATGCGACAGCACTGCTGGGAAATGCAGGCATCGCGATGCCGGGCCGGTTGACAGATCTGAACCAGCCTATTTATCAGGGGGCTACGCAAACATTTGCACAAACAAATACCAACTGGCAGGATGTGATGTTCCGCAGCGCGCCCATCCAGCAGCACCAGATTTCAGTGTCGGGCGGCAATGCTGTTTCCCGTTTCTTTACGTCTGCGGGCTATTTTGATCAGGAAGGGATTTTAATTGGTACAAATTACAAACGTGCCAATGTACGCCTCAACTCAGACCATCAGGTTGCCAAATTTCTGAGCATAGGACAGACCTTAACCGTCTCATTTGATAAATCTCGCGGTGAACAAGGCTTTGGAGGAGGACGCACGGCTGTGATGCAAATGATCCGTAACCTGCCTTACTGGCCTGTTACAGATCCCACGAAACCAGGTGGTTACAGTTCCCCAACCGCTGCGGATGGCAGTGACCCGGACAACCCGGTCCGCATTGCACTGATGGATGTTACACGCAATCAGCGTTTGAAATTGCTTGGATCGTTATTTGCCGAAGTTCGATTGGCCAGCTTTCTGAAATACCGTTTCAGTTTTGGTGCAGATGTCGTTTCCGCGAACACCGTTAATCAGTTTCCTATTTATAATGATGGTTTTAAATCCCGTACTCAATATGAGATCCAGGATAACCGCACCAATTTCTTCTCACCTGTGCTGACAAACCAGCTGACATTTGAAAAGAATTTTGGCAAACATTTGCTGAACATTACGGCGATCGTTGACAAGCAAACTTTCCGCACCAGCACGCTGAACGGATCCGGTTACCGCCCAAACAACGACATAGACGAATTGCAAGGTGCTTCCAACCCGAATGCCACAAGCACACTGGACGAAAGTTCGCTAATCTCTTATGTGGGACGTTTGAATTATGAATATGCAGGAAAATATCTGTTAAGCGGCTCTATCCGCCGCGACGGATCTTCGCGCTTTGCCCCGGGAAACAAATGGGGAACATTCCCTTCGCTTTCGTTGGGATGGCGTATCAGCGAAGAGGAATTCCTGAAATCTGTTCCTGAAATTTCTGAGCTGAAAATTCGCGCGAGCTACGGACAAACCGGTTTTAATGGAATAGGAAGCTACGCATGGCAGGCACTCGTGTCGGCTGACAACAGCAATTATGTTTTCGGTGGGAATAAAGTGCTGGGATCTTATTTCAGTTCACTCGCCAATACGCAGCTGAAATGGGAAAGTACAACCATGACTAACCTGGGAATAGACCTGGCTTTGTTCAACAACAGCGTCACATTTACCGCAGAAACTTATCGGCGTAATACGGATGGGTTATTGTTGCAAGTGCCGATCCCCAATTCGGTGGGTTACTCAACCTCGCCTTTGTCCAACATTGGAAGCATGAAAAACTGGGGCTATGAATTCCAGTTGGGTTACAGCAAAAACGACGGCGATTTCAAATGGAATGCTTCTGCCAATCTGGACATTACCAGAAACAAAGTGCTGAGCCTTGCAACCGAAAGTGCTACGCTTTTCTCAGGATCCAATGCAGATTTCGGAGGTTCTGATATTACAAAAACGGAGGCCGGACATCCGATTCAGTCATTCTTTGGATGGCAGGTGGACGGCATTTTCCAGAACAAAGGTGAAATTGATGCCGCAAATGCACTGGATGGAGATGACAAAACCAAATATCAGGATGCGGCAGCTCCGGGAGATATCCGGTTTAAGGACCTGGATGGCGATGGCCGGATCACGCCTTCTGACAGGGCTTATCTGGGTAGCTTTATTCCAAAGTTCAGCTACGGCGCCAATTTGGGAGGAAGCTATAAAAACTTCGACTTTACATTATATCTGCAAGGTGTTCAGGGAAATAAAATTTACAATGGAACGAAGGTGATCGAGCAGGGAATGCTGCGATTGTTCAATGCGGGAACGGATGTGCTGAGCGCATGGACGCCAACCAATACGGATACGGATGTGCCAAGAGCGATCAGTGGTGATCCTAATAACAACAGCCGTTCGAGTGACCGTTTTGTAGAAAACGGCTCATATATGCGGATCAAAAACCTGAGCATTGGCTACACAATTCCTGTGAAAATACTGTCTGCATTGACGAAAGAAACGATTACCAAAGCGCGTTTCTATGTTTCAGCGACTAACCTGCTGACCTTCACCAAATATTCGGGACTGGATCCTGAAATTGGCGTGAATGGTTCTTCTACGGACACAGCAACGCAGCTGATCAACGGGATCGATTACGGTATGTATCCGCAGCCAAGAACCCTCCAAGTGGGATTGAGCGTAGGGTTTTGA
- a CDS encoding alpha-glucuronidase family glycosyl hydrolase encodes MTRGFLLLFFSLIFLGSPSLAAGPLSADGDDGYQLWLKYEAVTNPTIKAEYLKYTAFIGQPTEGKILQSASQELQTGLKKLLGKTVNITNSFGSRSGGIVFKIETGADSAQKPEGYQIKLSGGNIVVSSKTEQGILYGTFALLRHMQMQETIKGLSIASSPKVRYRMLNHWDNPDGTIERGYAGQSLWKWYELPERVDPRYEDYARANASLGINGTVLNNVNASARFMSQEYIVKVAAVANVMRKYGIKTYLSVYFAAPKTLGGLPTSDPLDPQVRAWWKEKVAQIYKEIPDFGGFLVKANSEGEPGPQDYGRTHADGANMLAEAFRPYDGIVVWRAFVYKADPNADRFKAAYEEFVPLDGKFDPKVIVQVKNGPIDFQPREPFSPLFGNMPKTPLGVEFQITQEYLGFATHAVYEAPIFKECLDSDTFVNGSGSTVAKVVDGSLHGYARTLMAGVANTGNSRNWTGHPLAQANWYAFGRLSWDHQLSSAQIAQEWVALTLTRNQKAGEHITALMLRSREIYVDYNTPIGLSRPWMGVHFAPEPWQNKGSRPDWTAVYYHRADSIGLGFDRTASGSNALAQYRPEVQQQWNNPDKTPLPYLLWFHHVRWDQKLSTGRSLWEELCTRFYTGADSVVWMQQQWDLAKENLDTQVYADVAERLKVQRREALWWRDAWVLYLQTFARQPVPAGFNPPKQTLDEIKRSVNVYLMR; translated from the coding sequence ATGACCAGAGGCTTCTTACTACTCTTTTTCAGCTTGATCTTCCTTGGTTCACCATCATTGGCAGCTGGTCCATTATCTGCCGATGGTGATGACGGATATCAGTTGTGGCTAAAATATGAGGCTGTTACTAACCCGACCATTAAGGCCGAATATTTGAAATACACAGCATTTATCGGGCAGCCAACCGAAGGTAAGATCCTACAAAGTGCATCCCAGGAGCTGCAAACGGGGTTGAAAAAGCTTTTAGGTAAAACGGTCAACATTACAAATTCATTTGGCAGCCGTTCAGGTGGAATTGTTTTTAAAATAGAAACGGGTGCAGATTCTGCGCAAAAACCGGAGGGTTATCAGATCAAATTGTCGGGCGGCAATATTGTTGTTAGTTCAAAAACTGAGCAGGGAATCTTGTATGGAACATTTGCGCTGCTGCGGCATATGCAAATGCAGGAAACTATCAAGGGTTTAAGCATTGCCAGCAGCCCGAAAGTGCGTTATCGGATGCTGAATCACTGGGATAATCCGGATGGCACGATCGAGCGCGGTTACGCGGGACAATCGCTTTGGAAATGGTACGAACTGCCTGAGCGCGTGGACCCGCGTTACGAGGATTATGCCCGGGCCAATGCGTCTTTGGGAATCAATGGAACTGTGCTGAATAATGTGAACGCCAGTGCGCGGTTTATGTCGCAGGAATACATTGTCAAGGTTGCAGCGGTTGCCAATGTGATGCGAAAATATGGGATTAAAACTTATTTGTCGGTATATTTTGCTGCACCCAAGACATTAGGCGGACTTCCCACTTCCGATCCGCTCGACCCGCAGGTTCGTGCGTGGTGGAAAGAAAAAGTGGCTCAGATCTATAAAGAAATTCCGGACTTTGGCGGGTTTTTGGTGAAGGCCAATTCAGAAGGGGAGCCAGGCCCGCAGGATTACGGCCGGACGCATGCCGACGGTGCCAATATGCTGGCCGAAGCATTCAGACCCTATGACGGCATTGTGGTCTGGCGGGCATTTGTTTACAAGGCCGATCCCAATGCGGACCGGTTCAAAGCGGCTTATGAGGAATTTGTGCCGTTGGACGGCAAATTTGATCCCAAAGTAATCGTGCAGGTAAAAAACGGTCCTATCGACTTTCAGCCCCGTGAACCATTCTCTCCTTTGTTCGGAAATATGCCGAAAACGCCGCTGGGCGTGGAGTTTCAAATCACGCAGGAATATTTGGGCTTTGCTACGCACGCTGTGTATGAAGCGCCCATTTTTAAAGAATGTCTGGATTCGGACACTTTTGTTAATGGTTCTGGATCAACTGTGGCGAAAGTCGTGGACGGAAGTTTACACGGTTATGCGCGTACGCTCATGGCGGGTGTGGCCAATACAGGAAACAGCCGCAACTGGACGGGCCATCCGCTAGCGCAGGCGAATTGGTATGCATTCGGAAGACTGAGTTGGGACCATCAGCTGAGTTCGGCGCAGATAGCCCAGGAATGGGTCGCGCTGACTTTAACACGAAATCAAAAAGCAGGCGAGCACATTACGGCATTAATGCTGAGATCGCGGGAAATCTACGTCGACTACAACACGCCGATCGGACTTTCGCGTCCGTGGATGGGCGTTCACTTCGCCCCCGAACCCTGGCAAAACAAAGGCTCCCGGCCCGACTGGACAGCTGTATATTACCACCGGGCCGATTCAATTGGGCTAGGCTTCGACAGAACCGCGTCCGGAAGCAATGCACTGGCGCAGTACCGGCCGGAAGTGCAACAGCAATGGAATAACCCCGACAAAACGCCTCTTCCTTATTTGCTATGGTTTCATCATGTACGCTGGGATCAAAAATTAAGCACCGGACGCTCGCTCTGGGAAGAACTTTGTACCCGATTTTACACCGGCGCGGATTCTGTTGTATGGATGCAGCAGCAATGGGACCTGGCGAAAGAAAATCTTGATACACAGGTTTATGCCGATGTGGCGGAGCGGTTGAAGGTTCAGCGGCGAGAAGCGCTTTGGTGGAGAGATGCCTGGGTGTTGTATTTACAAACATTTGCCAGACAACCTGTTCCTGCAGGTTTTAACCCGCCCAAGCAAACATTGGATGAAATCAAGAGATCCGTCAATGTATATCTGATGCGATAA